A part of Diceros bicornis minor isolate mBicDic1 chromosome 10, mDicBic1.mat.cur, whole genome shotgun sequence genomic DNA contains:
- the LOC131410468 gene encoding calmodulin-binding transcription activator 1-like: MTCFACNTIIVLIKEIYSREGKRLGKTSWKSVSQSVFFRTSTYCVLNTMPPIEEDRGNSNSSYVKIFLLKKLLDCLLKCSSFPKERHRWNTNKRS; this comes from the coding sequence ATGACGTGCTTTGCTTGCAATACCATTATTGTACTAATTAAAGAAATTTACTCGAGGGAGGGGAAAAGGCTGGGGAAAACAAGCTGGAAGAGTGTTTCCCAAAGCGTATTCTTCAGAACCAGCACCTACTGTGTTCTCAACACCATGCCTCCTATAGAAGAGGATCGTGGGAACAGCAATAGTAGTTATGTAAAAATCTTTTTACTGAAAAAGCTGCTTGACTGTCTGCTGAAATGTTCAAGTTTCCCCAAAGAGAGGCACCGTTGGAACACTAATAAGAGATCATGA